The window GGACGAAGAACCCGCCGAGCTCGCCTACGACGTGCTGGTCTGGACCGGTGGCATCACGGGTCAGCCAGAGGCACAGGACCTCGAACTCGAACAGGACGAGCGCTCCCACCGCTTCTTCGCGGAGGACGATTTCCAGACGAGCGACGACCGCGTCTTCGCGGTCGGTGACTGTGCACTGGTCGAACAGGGGTCCGACAACGTCGCACCGCCGACGGCGCAGGCCGCTTGGGACGCCGCCGACGTCGCCGGCGAGAACGTCGCTCGCGCCATCGCCGGCCGTCCGCTCAAGCGCTGGTCGTTCACCGACAAGGGGACGGTCATCTCCATCGGCGAGGACGCCGTCGCCCACGGCGTCAAATTCCCCGTCGTCGGCGAGTTCCCGGTCAACGTCTTCGGTGGCCCCCTCGCCAAGATGCTGAAGAAGGGTATCGCCGCCAACTGGATTGCCGACGTGACCTCCGTCAACCGCGCACTCTCGGCGTGGAGCGACCTGTAAACTGACCCGTTCGGTACGCACTCGACACTCCTCGATTCGTCACGTCTTTTCCCCACTTCTCTTCGTCTGCTGTTCTCGCGCACGTGAGGACAGTGTTCTCACTACCGAATCGCCGTGTTAGCGCTCAGACGGTGCGCACGCTGTTGCGGTCGTTCGCAGTAGAACAGAGAAGAGACGGCGAGAGAGTTAGTGCGACGGTTCGCCGACTGGGGCCTCCATATCGTCGATACGGAGGATGAGGATGTTGCTCGTGTCGTCCTTGCCGTCGAGTGTGCCGTCGATGACGAGTTTCGAGAGCGGCGTCGGACCGACGCGAATCTTGTCTCCTTCGTGGAAGTCACGAACCGAGCCCTGCACGTGAATCTCTGCGCGGCAGAGTTCGGGGTGGTGGACGCTCGACAGGTCGATTTCGTCGACGTTCACGCCTTCGACCTGCTCGTCGTTGTGGAACAGCGGAACCGACGCGGGTTCGTCCATCTTGTCTACGTCGAGTGCCTCGTAGGCGTTCGCCGTCGGCTTGTAGCCACCCTTTGGGCCGGGTACACCCTCGACGAGCTGGAGCGCTTTCAGACTCTGCATCTGGTTGCGGATGGTGCCCGGATTACGGTTGACCTCCTCCGCAATGTCTTCTCCTTTCACCGCATCTTCGGAGTCTCGGTAGAGATTGATGAGTGCGGTAAGGATAGTTTTCTGACTCGAAGTCAGCTCGATTGACGACATGGAGAGTGGTTCGCTACATACGTCCTTAAATCCGATGGATGGTGGGTCGAATATTCTGTTCGGTCCCGTTGTAACGAACACCTTTTCAAGAATGTCAAAGTGGGACAGACGTTCATCGAGTTGGTGTCGATAGCCCTTTACGCTTCACGGGAGTGCGGTCGAATCATGAACGGGAAACGAGTGCTCGTCACCGGCGGTGCAGGGTTCATCGGTTCCAACCTCGCGAACTCGCTCGCCGGAGACAACGACGTCGTCGCCATCGACGACCTCTACCTCGGGACGCCCGAGAACCTCGACGACGCAGTCGAGTTCCACGACGTGAGCGTGCTCGACGACGACTTGCCGACCGAGGATGTGGACGTGGTGTTCCACCTCGCGGCGCTGTCGTCGTACAAGATGCACGAAGATGACCCGGCACGCGGTGCCCGTGTCAACGTCGAAGGATTCGTCAACACGGTCGAACAGGCCCGCAACGACGGGTGCGACACCGTCGTCTACGCCTCCACGTCGTCGATTTACGGGTCGCGGACCGACCCGTCGCCCGAAGACATGCCTGTCGAGGCGCGGACGGGGTACGAGGCGTCGAAACTCGCACGCGAACGCTATGCCGAATACTTCCACCACCACTACGACATGCACCTCGCCGGCCTGCGTTTCTTCTCTGTCTATCAGGGATTCGGCGGGGCGGAAGAACACAAAGGCGAGTTCGCCAACACCGTCGCACAGTTCGCCGACAAGATTGCCCACGGCGAACGACCCGAACTCTTCGGGGACGGGTCACAGACGCGCGACTTCACCCACGTCGACGACGTCGTCCGCGGCATCGAACTCGCCGCCGACCACCGACTTCAGGGTATCTACAACCTCGGGACGGGCGAGAGTTACTCGTTCAACGAGATGGTTTCGATGATAAACGACGCTCTTGGAACCGACGTGGACCCTGCGTACATCGAGAACCCACTGGACGTGTACGTCCACGATACGATGGCCGATTGCACGAAGATTCGCGAGGCGACCGGATGGGAACCGGAAATCTCGTTCGACGAGGGCGTCCGTCGCGTCTGCGAACCGTACCACTCCGACTAACTCCCCGACGCCTCCGGCGCCGGTGACCGACTTCGTTCTTCGAACTCCACGTTCACGGTGACGTCTCGCTGCGTCGTCGCACGTATCTCGTTCCCGAACCGAGATGCTAACTGAGGATACTGTTCACCGACTGGGTGCTGGACAGTGACCGTGACTTCTCGGGGGGCGTCACTCAGTCCCGCAGTTCCGAAGTCGACTCGAACCGAGAGGAGTTCGAGCGAGTCGTACGTCGGGTCGTCCAGGACGGTCTGAACCGCCGCTGTCGATTGATTCTCGAACACGATGTGTGAGGTAAGCAGGGCCCCCGGTCCGAGTACCGTCAGCCCGAGCAGTGCGATGGCGACCCACGTCGTCCGGTTTCCGACGAGTGTCCGGACGAACGCGCGCGTAGACGATGCCGAGTCCCAGTCGGTGGGACGGTAGCCGAGATACCACAGCGAGAGCGTTCCAGCGAAGACGATGCCGACGATGTTGACCACGAGTAGCGTGAGTGCACCGACAGTCACCGTCGGAATGCCCCACGCGACGCCGATGCCGACTGCCGCCGCGGCGGGAACGGTCGCAGCAGCGACGGCGACACCAACAATCGAGACTGGAAGTTCGGTGGCGAGGCCCACGCCTCCGGCGGCACCGGCACAGAGTGCGACGAGCAACGTCAACAGGCCCGGCGACGAACGACTCGCTATCTGCTGGACTGTCGTCACGTCCAGCGACGGAGGGACGAACTGTGCCGTCTTGAGTCCCCACCCGAGGAGGGCGGCAGCGACGGCGGCGACGGCGAGTCCACTCACCGTCGACCGAATCCCTTGTGTGAACATCGTCTCGTCGCCGAGTGCCGCACCGACGCTCCCCGTGAGTGCTGCTCCGATTTGTGGTGCGATGACCATCGACCCGACGACGAGTGCGGGCGAGTCGAGCAACAACCCTGCTGTCGCGACGAGGGCGCTCAGAATCGTCATCAGGTAGTACGCCGTCGGTTGCGGGTTGAGGTCGTGTGCCTTCGTCTGAATCTCTTCGTTCGAGACGCGCTCTTCTTCTTCGTGGCCTTCGACGAACCGCTCGACGAGGTGGTCGTAGTTCGGTGTGTTCGCCGACTCGGCGTTGCCGATGACGAGATGGTCTTCTTCGAATCCCGTCTCGGCGAGGTTGTCTCTGATTCTATCGACTGCCTCTGTCGGCACCGGAAAGACGACGAGGAAGGCCCGACTCTCGTCGTCTGCGCGTTCGTCGTGAATCGGGAGTGCCACGGGGTCGATGTTCTCGTCTCGAAGTGTGCCGAGGACCGCGTCGAGGTGGCCACTCCCGACGCGCATCTGAAGGAGACGCATGCCGTGGGATACAACGCCTCGCCGCAAAAATCGGGATGCTGTCTGGTCTGTTCACCGGACGGTCTGCCGTTCCGAGGTGTCCGCATGAGTGTGGTTTCCGATGCCACTAAACACCCGCACCGAGTGATTCGACTATGGAACGGAACGTTCGAATTCTCGGTGCACCGACTGACTACGGTGCAAACCGTCGTGGTGTGGACATGGGTCCTTCTGCGATTCGATATGCGGGACTGACGGCGCAACTGGAGTCTGCGGGTGTCTCGACGACGGATGCGGGTGACCTCAGCGTCCCCCACCACGCGACGCGCGACGCCGACGCAGGTGCAGAGAACGCAAAACACATCCAGGAAGTCGAAGAGGTGTGTACCGCACTCGCCGACACTGTCTCGACTGCGCTCGCGGACGGGGCGACGCCGCTCGCCCTCGGCGGCGACCACTCTATCGCAATCGGGTCGATGGTCGGCAGTGCCCGCGACGCCGACATCGGTGTCGTCTGGTTCGACGCCCACGGCGACTTCAACACGCCGGGAACCTCACCGTCGGGGAACGTCCACGGGATGCCCCTCGCTGCGGCCCTCGGTATCGGCGACTTCGACGGCGTCGAATGGGCGAACGCCGACGGCCTGAACGAAGAGAACGTCGCCATCGTCGGCCTCCGCGACGTGGACGAAAACGAGACAGCGGCGATTCGCGACAGCGACGTGACTGCCTACACGATGTCCGACATCGACGAACGTGGCATCACCGAGGTGACGCAGGACGCACTCGACGTTGCCACGAGTGGAACGGACGGTATCCACATCAGTCTGGACCTCGATTGGCTCGACCCCCGCGAAGCACCGGGTGTCGGGACGCCCGTCCGCGGCGGTGCCACGTACCGAGAGGCACACGCGGCGATGGAACTCGTCGCCGAGTCGGAGGCGATGCGGTCGTTCGAACTCGTCGAGGTCAACCCCATCCTCGACCAGCACAACGAGACGGCAACGCTCGCGACTGAACTCGCCGCCAGCGCCTTCGGCAAGCGCATCCTCTGATGGCAGCGCCGAGAGAAGCACCCGCACCGCACGACTTGGCCGCCGGCGTCGTCGTCATCCGTGACGACGCCATCCTCGCGGTGTACGAGAAGGACCGCTGGGGACTGCCGAAAGGCGGGTCCGAACCCGGGGAGTTCTTCTTCGAGACGGCCGCCCGCGAGGCAGCAGAAGAGACTGGCATCCCGGTCGAAATTCAGTCGCTCGCCTTCACGAGCGAGATTCGCGGCCCGGACCGCCGTATCTACCTCCAGCGGTTCTATCACGCCGAGGCGCAGGACGACGCCGATCCGTCACCCCGCGACCCGGACGACGAAATCGAAGAAGCAGCGTACCTCCCACTGTCCGAACTGGGGTCGACGCTCACGTACCGTCCGCGTGTCGAACCCCTCCGTGAGTGGTTGCGGGACCGGAAACCCCGGCACTACACGTACGACCTGACGAGCGAACCGTCGCACGTCGACGAGTAGCCACTCGGAGACCGATTTTTTGAGAACAGGAACGAGATGGGAAACCCCTATTAGCGGTTACTCTTCGTCCGCTTCGGGTTCTTCGTCTGCGTCGGGTGCAGCGCTCACTTCGTTCGTTTCCGCTGTTTCGTCTGCATCGCCTGCGTCCACTGCGTCGTCTTCGAGTTCCTCGTCTTCGGTCGTCATCGCCGGCGGAATCACGTCGACAGAGGCGACGGTGTCGCCCGCGTCGAGGTCCATGACGATGACGCCCATCGTGTTGCGACCGACCGTCGAGATGTCTTCGACGGGCGTCCGGAGTATCTGGCCCTCGTCGGACATGACGACGAGGTGGTCGCCTTCGCCGACGGTGTTGATGGCGCAGACCGGGCCGTTTCGCTCGTTCGTCTTGATGTCGATGAGCCCTTTCCCGTTACGGGATTGCGCGCGGTACTTGTCGAGGTCGGTCCGTTTGCCGTACCCGTTTTCGGTGACGGTGAGAATCCAACTGTGGTGGGCTTCGTCGATGGCGGCGACGCCGGCGACCTGGTCGTCGCCGGTGAGTTTGATGCCGCGCACACCGCGGGCCGAGCGACCCATCGCACGAACTTCGTCTTCGTCGAAGCGGATGGACATTCCCTGTTCGGTGCCGATGACTAAGTCGTGCGCACCGCGGGTGACCTCCACGTCGACGAGTTCGTCGCCGTCGTCCAGTTTGGTGGCGATGATACCCGTCGAGAGGATGTTCTGGAAGCGGTCCATGTTCGTCCGCTTGATGTACCCGCTTCGGGTCACCATCGTCAGGTAGCCGTCTTCTTCCTCTAAGTCGTCACAGTTGACGACGGCGGTAATCTCCTCTCCGTCGTCGAAGTCAAGCAGGTTGACTGCGGACTTGCCGCGGGCGGTGCGGGACATCTCCGGAACCTGGTAGGTCTTGAGTTGGTAGACCTGCCCGTGGTTGGTGAAGCACAACAGGTCGTCGTGGGTGTTCGTGACGAATACCGACGACACCTTGTCGCCTTCCTTCAGGTCGGTGCCGATGATGCCTTTGCCACCGCGGTGCTGGGCGCGGAAGCGCGAGACGGGCATCCGCTTGATGTAGTCGTCTTCGCTGACGACGACGACGACGTCCTCTTCGGGGATGAGGTCTGCGCGGGTGACTTCGCCGGTGTTGGCGACGAACGAGGTCCGCCGGTCGTCGGCGTACTCGTCTTTGATGTCGAGGAGTTCGGATTCGATGACGGCGTCCAGTTCGGACGCGTCCCCGAGGATGGTTTCGAGGCGCTCGATGGTCGCCTGCACGTCCTCGTACTCGTCTTCGATTTCGGCCGCTTCCATCGAGGTGAGCGAACCGAGTTGCATCGAGACGATGTGGTTCGCCTGGTCTTCGGAGAAGTCGAACGCCGGAAGTGGTTCGCCGTCGACCTCGACGGTCACCTCGCCACGGAGTGCGGCCTTCGCGTCGTCACGACTCTCGGAGTTTCGGATGGTCTCGACCACGTCGTCGATGTTGTCGAGGGCCTTCAGGCGGCCTTCGAGGATGTGTGCCCGGTCTTCGGCCTCGGCGAGTTCGTACTCGGAGCGCCGACGGACCACGTCGCGGCGGTGGTCGAGGTAGTGCTGGAGCGTCTCTTTGAGCGTCAGCACTTGGGGTTGGCCGTCCACGAGGGCGAGGTTGATGACGCCGAACGTGGATTCGAGGTGGTTGTCGAGCAGTTGGTTCTTGACGACTTCCGCCATCGCGCCGCGCTTGAGTTCGATGACGACGCGGATACCGTCGCGGTCGGACTCGTCGCGGATGTCGCGGATGCCCTCTATCTTGCCGGCGTTCACGTCGTCGGCGATTCGCTCGATGAGGCGGGCCTTGTTCTCCTGATACGGGAGTTCGTTGATGACGATACGGCCTTCCTCTTCGTCTACATCGTAGTCGGCGCGGACACGGACTCGCCCGCGACCCGTCTTGTACGCCTTGTGGACCGCGTTTCGGCCGACGATGTTCGCACCGGTTGGGAAGTCCGGCCCTTTGACGTGCTCCATCAGGTCGCTGACGGTTGCATCGGGATTCTCGATGAGTTCGACGGTGGCGTCGATGACTTCACCGAGGTTGTGCGGCGGGATGTTCGTGGACATCCCGACGGCGATACCGGACGACCCGTTGACGAGCAGGTTCGGGAACGACGACGGAAGGACGGTCGGTTCCTGTTTGCGGTCGTCGTAGTTCGACTGGAAGTCGACGGTGTCTTTGTCGATATCCGCGAGGAGTTCCTCCGCGATGGAGGACATCCGCGCTTCCGTGTACCGCATCGCTGCCGGCGGGTCACCGTCGACAGACCCGAAGTTCCCCTGTCCGTCGACGAGGGGGTAACGCATGGAGAAATCCTGTGCCATGCGCGCGAGAGTGTCGTAGATTGCGGAGTCACCGTGCGGGTGGTAGTCACCCATCGTCTCGCCCACGATGGACGAAGACTTCCGGTGTGAGGAGTTGGAGGTCACACCGGCCTGATGCATCGCGTAGAGGATGCGTCGGTGGACCGGTTTCAGGCCGTCGCGGACGTCCGGAAGAGCACGTCCTGCGATGACCGACATCGCGTAGTCGATGTACGACTGTTCCATCTCGTCTTCGATGCGAGCGTTGCGAATCTCCGCCGCGATGCCCGCGCCGGGTTCGAAGGAATCAGGTGCGTCAGAACTCATATTAGATGTCTACCCACTCGGCTTCGGTCGCGTGTTCTTTGATGAACTCTTTTCGAGGTTCGACAGCGTCGCCCATCAGAATGCTGAACATCCGGTCGGCGGCGGCGGCGTCCTCGATGGTGATGCGCTTGAGGACGCGGTTTTCGGGGTTCATCGTCGTCTCCCACAGTTGGTCGGGGTTCATCTCGCCGAGACCCTTGAACCGCTGGACCTGCGTGGGGTTACCGTTACACTTCTCTTCGATGATGCGGTCCCGCTCTTCCTCGTTCATCGCGTCGTAGGTGTTGCCACGGTAGCGGACGCGGTAGAGTGGGGGTTGCGCCGCGTAGACGTAGCCCGCTTCGATGAGGGGGCGCATGTGGCGGTACAGAAGCGTGAGGAGCAGGGTTCGAATGTGTGCCCCGTCCACGTCGGCGTCAGTCATCAGGATGATGCGGTTGTACCGCGCGTCCTCGATGTCGAACTCGTCGCCGATGCCCGCCCCGATGGCGGTGATGAGTGCGCGAACCTCGTTGTTCTGGAGGATGCGGTCGAGACGGTGTTTCTCGACGTTCAGAATCTTCCCACGGAGGGGGAGAATCGCCTGGAACTTCCGGTCGCGGCCCTGCTTTGCAGACCCGCCTGCGGAGTCGCCCTCGACGACGAACAGTTCGGACTCGGAGGGGTCGCGCGTCTGACAGTCTGCGAGTTTGCCCGGCAGTGCGGTGGATTCGAGCGCCGACTTGCGGCGAGTGAGTTCTTCGGCCTGTTTCGCGGCCTTGCGGGCGCGTGCGGCCTCGACGGCCTTCATGATGATGGCCTGCGCCACGTCCGGGTTCTCCTCGAAGTACGTGCCAAGTTTCTCGTGCGTGACACTCTCGACGATACCACGAACCTCGGAGTTGCCGAGTTTCGTCTTCGTCTGGCCCTCGAACTGCGGGTCGGGGTGCTTGATGGAGATGACGGCGGTGAGGCCTTCACGAACGTCCTCGCCGCGGAGGTTGTCGCCGTCGAGGTCCGAGAGCATCCCCTCGGAGTTCGCGTAGTCGTTGACGACACGGGTGAGTGCCGTCTTGAACCCGGTCAGGTGGGTTCCGCCTTCACGGGTGTTGATGTTGTTGGCGAAGGCGTGGATGGAACCCTGTAACTCGTCGGTCGCCTGCATGGCGATTTCGACGGCGATGCCGTCTGACTCGTCTTCGTAGTAGATGACGTCCTCGTGGAGTGACGTCTTCGTCTCGTCGAGGTACTCGACGAACTCACGGATTCCACCCTCGAAGAGGAAGGTGCTCGACTCGCCGGTTCGCTCGTCGGTGAGCGCGATTTCGACGCCGGAGTTGAGGAATGCGAGTTCCCGAAGCCGGTTTTCGAGCGTCTTGAAGTCGAACTCGTCCGTCTCGAAAATATCGCTGTCGGGCCAGAACGTGATGACCGTCCCGGTGTCTTCGTCCGGTTCGAGGTCACGAACGCGTTCGAATCCGTCCGGGAGTGGTTCGCCGAGTTCGAAGCGGTGACGCCAGAGTGCGCCGTCGCGCTTGACTTCGACTTCCAGTTCCTTCGAGAGTGCGTTGACGACGGAGACACCGACGCCGTGCAGACCTCCGGAGACCTGGTAGGATTTGTTGTCGAACTTCCCCCCCGCGTGGAGGATGGTCATGATGACCTCCAGGGCAGGTCGGTCGTACTGTTCGTGCGTATCTACCGGGATACCACGGCCATTGTCTGCGACACTCACTGACCCGTCTTCGTGAAGAGTCACTTCGATAGCGTCACAATACCCCGCGAGTGCTTCGTCGATGGAGTTGTCGACGACTTCGTAGACGAGGTGATGGAGTCCGCGAGAATCGGTGGACCCGATGTACATCGCCGGACGCTTTCGAACGGCTTCGAGCCCTTCGAGGACCTGAATCTGTCCGGCCCCGTACTCGTTATCCTGAGACATCTGAAGTGGCCTAGGATAGCCCGTCCCTTAAAGGCTCGCACGCGCGGGCGCGAACTACTTACAGGAACGCTGCTTCGAGCCACCAACGGCGGACCTGTCGTGCAATTTTCGACCGGTTCTGACCTGCAACCGCGGTCACGATTCGCCAGCCCCGTTCACTTTCACCCTGGTGCCGGTGAGTACTTAACGCGGGACTGGGTAGATGCGGCACAGGAAATGACGTCGTTCCAGTCGACGCTCGGTGAAGACGAGGGGATCGCAGAGGAGTTGGCGAAAGGCCAGCGAGAGATCTCCATCGCCGAGTTCTTCGAGAAGAACAAGCACATGTTGGGCTTCGACAGTGGAGCCCGCGGGTTGGTCACCGCCGTCAAGGAGGCTGTGGACAACGCGCTCGACGCCACGGAGGAGGCGGGCATCCAGCCCGACATCTACGTGGAAATCAGCGAGGTACGCGACTACTATCGCCTCGTCATCGAAGACAACGGGCCGGGCATCACGAAAGAACAGGTGCCCAAAGTGTTCGGGAAACTCCTCTATGGGTCTCGTTTCCACGCACGCGAACAGTCCCGCGGTCAGCAGGGTATCGGTATCTCTGCGGCAGTTCTCTACTCGCAACTGACGAGCGGGAAACCCGCGAAGATTACGAGTCGGACGCAAGGTTCCGCGGACGCCGAGTACTTCGAACTCGTCATCGACACGGACAAGAACGAACCCGAGATTCGCACGTCGAAGACCACGTCGTGGGACCGGCCCCACGGCACGCGAATCGAGTTAGAGATGGAAGCGAACATGCGGGCGCGCCAGCAACTCCACGACTACATCCTCCACACGGCAGTCGTGAACCCGCACGCACGCTTCGAACTTCGGGAACCCGGCCTCGACGAACCGATGAAGTTCGAACGGGCCACCGACCAACTTCCGGAACAGACCAGCGAGATTCGGCCACACCCACACGGGGTCGAACTCGGGACGCTGTTGAAGATGCTCACTGCGACGGAGTCGTACTCCGTCTCCGGGTTCCTCCAAGAGGAGTTCACCCGCGTCGGTGCGAAAACGTCGAGCAAAGTTATCGACGCCTTCCGTGACCGACACTTCGGCCGCGAGATGACGTGGAAGACGCCGGCGACACACGAATCGGACGAACTCGTCGCCGTCGTCGAAGATGCAATCGCGAACAAAGGGAAAGGCCCGACGGCCGCGTTCGCCGAGGAACTCGTCGATATCGTCGTCGGCAAAGACCGCATCGCCCACGAAGAACTCGTGACTATCGTCGGCAACGTTGCCGAGTCGGTCGGTGCCGAGACGGACACCTCGTTCGGTGACACGGTTCAATCGAACGTCGTCGAAGCCCTGTGGCCCGTCCTCACCGAGGACCGCGAAGGCGACATCTACAGTATCGTCGACGAGGTGACGACGACGAAGAAGAGCGACGCCGGCAAAGTGTCGATTTCGCGTTCTATCGCGACGCAGTTCGCCGAGACGACCGGACCCGCAGACCGCGCCACACACGACGACATCGACGAGTTCGTCACGTGGGCGGCGGAACGAACCAAAGAACGGCAAGACGAGACGTACGGCGAGACGGCCCGCGAGAACATCGTGGACGCACTCTGGTCACGCATGCGAACTGTCTCGGACGACGTACCGAAAGTCCGTGACATCGCCGACGACCGGGACGTGGCCCGCGACTTGCTCGAAGGCATGCGCGAGACGGACATCCTCGCGCCACCGACGGACTGTCTCTCGCCCATCACGGCCGAACTCGTCGAAGAAGGGCTGAAAAAAGAGTTCGACGCCGACTTCTACGCCGCGGCGACGCGTGACGCGGAAGTCCACGGCGGCGACCCGTTCATCGTCGAAGCGGGCATCGCCTACGGCGGCGAACTCAAATCCGAGGGGAGCATCGACCTGCTTCGCTTCGCGAACCGCGTCCCCCTCGTCTACCAGCAGGGCGCGTGTACCATCACGCACGTCGTGAAGGACATCGGCTGGCGGAACTACGGCCTCGACCAACCGGGCGGGAGCGGCATGCCGAACGGTCCCGCCGTCCTCATGGTCCACGTCGCATCCACGAACGTGCCGTTCACGAGCGAGTCGAAAGACGCACTCGCGGACGTGCCGGCGATTCAAGACGAAGTCGAACTCGCCATCCGCGAGGCGGCCCGCGACCTCAAGTCGTACCTCTCGAAGCGTCGTTCGCTCCAGAAGCGCCGGAAGAAGCAGGACGTGCTCGGTCGCATCCTGCCGCAGATGGCGACAAAACTCTCGGAAGTCACCGGACGCGAGGAACCCAACATCGAGGGCGCACTCGCTCGCATCATGAACAACGTGAGTGTGGACCGCGACGTCGACGACGGCGAGGTGACGCTCACAGTGAAGAACTACTCGAGTACGAACGAGGCACCCGACATCACGGACATCGTCTCTGCGGAACCGAGCGGTCTCAACGGTGACGCTACGGTGGTCGACCTCGACGGCGAGTGGTTCGTCAAGTGGAGTCCGGAGGTGTCTGCCGGCGAATCGGCGACGCTCACGTACTCAGTCGCACAGGACGCGTCGTTCGACATCAACGTCGACGGCGTCGAGACGGAGAAACTCACGGTGAACGCATAATGGCATCCGAATCCAAGACCTCCGAGGAGATTGCCCGCGAACGGCTCATCGACCTCGCAGCGGAGTTCTACGACCAGTTCGACCGCGGGGAGATTCCCGAGATGAAACTCCCGACGCGGACGAAGAGCAACATCGAATACGACGAAGACTCGCACGTGTGGGTCTACGGCGACCGAACCTCGACCCGGTCGGCGAACAGCGTCCGCGGCGCGCGGAAACTGCTGAAGGCCGCCTACACTATCGAGTTCCTCGCCCGGCAACTCGACGAAGACCGCTCGTCTACCCTCCGTGAACTCTACTACCTCTCCGAGTCGTGGGACGCAGAAGAGGCCCACTTCTCCGACCAGGACGAGTCGAACCAACTCGTCGAAGACCTCGAAATCGTCTCGAAGGTCACCCGTGAGGACTTCCACATGCGACCCGAGGAGTCGGGTGCGACGCTCATGGGGCCACTCCAGATTCGCGAGCAGACTCGCCGCGGCGAGCGCGAAATCCACTGTCAAGGTGACGTGGGCGAAGGTGGCTATCAGATTCCGAACAACCCGGACACCATCGAGTTCCTCGACCACGACATCGACTTCGTGATGTGTGTCGAGACCGGTGGTATGCGCGACCGTCTCATCGAAAACGGGTTCGACGAGGAGTACAACGCCCTCATCGTCCACCTGAAGGGACAACCCGCACGGGCGACCCGTCGTATCACCAAGCGACTCCACGACGAACTCGACTTGCCCGTCGTGGTCTTCACAGACGGCGACCCGTGGTCGTACCGCATCTTCGGGTCCGTCGCGTACGGGTCCATCAAGTCTGCACACCTCTCGGAGTACCTCGCGACGCCGGAAGCCCGGTTCGTGGGTATCCAACCGCAGGACATCGTCGACTACGACCTGCCGACCGACCCGCTGGCAGACTCCGACATCAACGCGCTCAAGTCCGAACTGGACGACCCGCGCTTCATGACCGACTACTGGGAGGAGCAGATAGAACTGCAACTCGACATCGGGAAGAAGGCAGAACAGCAGGCACTCGCGGCACGCGGTCTGGACTTCGTCACCGACGAATACCTGCCCACGCGTCTGGACGAGATGGGCGTCATCTGACTCGGCGAGGCACGTTCCGGCCCCGCTTTCGTTTTTCGTGCCCGCTTACGGATACAGTCCGTCACCGCGGAATCCGTCGAAGAATCGACTGACGACGCCGTTGAGTTCTCTCGGCGTCCCGGTCGCAAGGTTGTGCCCGACACCCTTGAACATCGCCAGCGTCGCGTCGTCGATGCCATCTTTCACCTCGCGGATGCGCGGTTCGGGGAACAGTCGGTCAGCGTCCCCCGCCGCGACGAGCGTAGGTGCGTCGATTGTTTCGAGAATCTCACGTGAGTCGTGTTCGAGACAGGCGGTACACGAAAGAACCACGTCGGCGGGAACCTCCGGACGGAAGTCGGCGACTCGTCCGGCGAGTTGGATGAGTGGCGGAGCGATGCGCTTCTCGTACCCGTCTGCTACCTCGCGTTCGGTGTCCGCGAGTACGTCGCTCCACTTTCCTTTGCCCGCCCAGTTCCGCCACCGTTTCAGTGCCGTTTC is drawn from Haloferax litoreum and contains these coding sequences:
- a CDS encoding Rrf2 family transcriptional regulator, which codes for MSSIELTSSQKTILTALINLYRDSEDAVKGEDIAEEVNRNPGTIRNQMQSLKALQLVEGVPGPKGGYKPTANAYEALDVDKMDEPASVPLFHNDEQVEGVNVDEIDLSSVHHPELCRAEIHVQGSVRDFHEGDKIRVGPTPLSKLVIDGTLDGKDDTSNILILRIDDMEAPVGEPSH
- a CDS encoding NAD-dependent epimerase/dehydratase family protein; protein product: MNGKRVLVTGGAGFIGSNLANSLAGDNDVVAIDDLYLGTPENLDDAVEFHDVSVLDDDLPTEDVDVVFHLAALSSYKMHEDDPARGARVNVEGFVNTVEQARNDGCDTVVYASTSSIYGSRTDPSPEDMPVEARTGYEASKLARERYAEYFHHHYDMHLAGLRFFSVYQGFGGAEEHKGEFANTVAQFADKIAHGERPELFGDGSQTRDFTHVDDVVRGIELAADHRLQGIYNLGTGESYSFNEMVSMINDALGTDVDPAYIENPLDVYVHDTMADCTKIREATGWEPEISFDEGVRRVCEPYHSD
- a CDS encoding TIGR00341 family protein produces the protein MRLLQMRVGSGHLDAVLGTLRDENIDPVALPIHDERADDESRAFLVVFPVPTEAVDRIRDNLAETGFEEDHLVIGNAESANTPNYDHLVERFVEGHEEEERVSNEEIQTKAHDLNPQPTAYYLMTILSALVATAGLLLDSPALVVGSMVIAPQIGAALTGSVGAALGDETMFTQGIRSTVSGLAVAAVAAALLGWGLKTAQFVPPSLDVTTVQQIASRSSPGLLTLLVALCAGAAGGVGLATELPVSIVGVAVAAATVPAAAAVGIGVAWGIPTVTVGALTLLVVNIVGIVFAGTLSLWYLGYRPTDWDSASSTRAFVRTLVGNRTTWVAIALLGLTVLGPGALLTSHIVFENQSTAAVQTVLDDPTYDSLELLSVRVDFGTAGLSDAPREVTVTVQHPVGEQYPQLASRFGNEIRATTQRDVTVNVEFEERSRSPAPEASGS
- the rocF gene encoding arginase, which codes for MERNVRILGAPTDYGANRRGVDMGPSAIRYAGLTAQLESAGVSTTDAGDLSVPHHATRDADAGAENAKHIQEVEEVCTALADTVSTALADGATPLALGGDHSIAIGSMVGSARDADIGVVWFDAHGDFNTPGTSPSGNVHGMPLAAALGIGDFDGVEWANADGLNEENVAIVGLRDVDENETAAIRDSDVTAYTMSDIDERGITEVTQDALDVATSGTDGIHISLDLDWLDPREAPGVGTPVRGGATYREAHAAMELVAESEAMRSFELVEVNPILDQHNETATLATELAASAFGKRIL
- a CDS encoding NUDIX domain-containing protein, translating into MAAPREAPAPHDLAAGVVVIRDDAILAVYEKDRWGLPKGGSEPGEFFFETAAREAAEETGIPVEIQSLAFTSEIRGPDRRIYLQRFYHAEAQDDADPSPRDPDDEIEEAAYLPLSELGSTLTYRPRVEPLREWLRDRKPRHYTYDLTSEPSHVDE